One genomic window of Arachis stenosperma cultivar V10309 chromosome 10, arast.V10309.gnm1.PFL2, whole genome shotgun sequence includes the following:
- the LOC130954784 gene encoding 54S ribosomal protein L37, mitochondrial, which produces MAMNHVRLVSRNLITKESIGVSFQRTFATGKAKKGSKGGAADAPKASSLSKEVKASTVVGANILKEGADPKIQPDSEYPDWLWHLLDKRPALSELRRKDINKLPYEDLKRFVKLDNRARIKENNSLKSKN; this is translated from the coding sequence ATGGCAATGAACCATGTTAGGTTAGTTAGTCGAAATCTTATTACCAAAGAATCAATTGGAGTTTCATTCCAAAGGACATTTGCCACTGGTAAAGCGAAAAAAGGATCAAAAGGGGGTGCTGCGGATGCGCCCAAAGCATCATCTCTCAGCAAGGAAGTCAAGGCAAGTACGGTTGTAGGCGCCAACATTCTCAAGGAAGGCGCCGATCCGAAAATCCAGCCTGATTCTGAATACCCTGATTGGTTATGGCATTTGCTTGATAAACGCCCGGCACTAAGTGAACTGCGTAGGAAGGACATTAATAAACTGCCTTACGAAGATCTTAAGCGCTTTGTTAAGCTGGATAACCGAGCAAGGATCAAGGAGAATAACTCTCTCAAGTCCAAGAACTGA